One window of Athalia rosae chromosome 2, iyAthRosa1.1, whole genome shotgun sequence genomic DNA carries:
- the LOC105684047 gene encoding protein EFR3 homolog cmp44E isoform X2, producing MLHRGCCWCCSALRPRYKRLVDNIFPVNPQDGLVKNNMEKLTFYSLSSPEKLDRIGEYLFQRASRDIYRRRNGFVVIAMEAMDQLLVACHAQTLNLFVESFLKMVQKLLESSEPQLQIMATQSFVRFANIEEDTPSYHTRYDFFVSKFSAMCHSNHDDLAIRKQIRLAGIQGLQGVVRKTLSDDLVENIWEPVHMDKIVPSLLYNMQNSRYSEKEDATPESPTEERSDPPQFAESCMRELVGRASFGHIRCVIRPVLRHLDLHTLWVPNYFAIHTFRIIMFSIQSQYSYTVVEALMTHLDDNSKSTPQIRTSIADTLSKIIAIAAGESVGPSVLEIINSLLSHLRVSVTRNLPSSSDEQLYQEALINALGEFANHLPDYQKIEIMMFIMSKVPYSEPDSTASVGKGDVLLQSILLKSLLKVGTKYQTIHLNTTFPISFLEPLLRMSLAPDPEMRLLVQKILHTLIDRHRNIDKLATPTVNVADLELVVEKSSRPDVIFVRKHGPEIYLALYESLELPSNTVENIGAVYTTLALLAVELASEETVLELLRLVLSLQDLALTSGQISNSLKFNLHSIVISLLVLISHVCNITSLMDYANKVVEARDKEASHLLPELKSRYDGETQLPTRLQSSVIVDQTIVSECLKAAGLDTGKLQQGSGYSSSSLQHRHSWVDSAGRSSMADINAGGAELDSAGSSPGVQKKLPGEELTFESMKRILTESGETRREAEEERRLQLSELFRTAPFQDLVVKTQPKHDMLQNKLSEIFNTLTVEPRNPIQPGIPPADAKPSQTPAYEVHFPELFVY from the exons ATGTTACACAGGG GCTGCTGTTGGTGTTGTTCGGCTTTACGCCCAAGATACAAGAGACTTGTGGATAACATATTTCCAGTCAATCCTCAG GATGGCTTGGTCAAAAACAATATGGAAAAGCTGACATTCTATTCCCTCAGCAGTCCTGAGAAATTGGATAGAATAGgggaatatttatttcagcGCGCTTCCAGAGATATTTACCG ACGGCGCAATGGATTTGTCGTCATTGCTATGGAAGCGATGGATCAACTCCTGGTTGCCTGTCATGCCCAGACTCTCAACTTATTTGTggaaagttttttgaaaatggtaCAGAAGTTACTAGAGTCATCGGAACCTCAATTACAAATCATGGCAACCCAATCT TTTGTCAGGTTTGCCAACATCGAAGAGGACACGCCGTCTTATCACACACGTTACGATTTCTTTGTATCAAAGTTCTCTGCAATGTGCCACTCCAACCACGACGACTTGGCAATTCGCAAACAAATACGCCTCGCCGGGATACAGGGGCTACAG gGCGTAGTGAGAAAAACCTTATCAGATGATttagttgaaaatatttgggaACCAGTACATATGGATAAGATTGTTCCATCGCTTTTGTATAATATGCAAAATTCTAG ATATTCCGAAAAAGAAGATGCTACTCCAGAAAGCCCAACTGAAGAGAGATCGGATCCACCACAGTTTGCAGAGAGCTGTATGCGTGAATTAGTTGGGCGTGCTTCATTTGGGCACATACGCTGTGTGATTAGACCTGTTTTGAG GCATCTAGATTTGCATACACTTTGGGTTCCCAATTATTTTGCAATTCACACTTTCCGCATCATCATGTTTTCTATCCAG tCACAATATTCTTATACCGTGGTTGAAGCATTAATGACGCACCTTGACGATAATTCAAAATCCACTCCACAAATACGAACGAGTATTGCTGATACTTTATCAAAAATCATAGCTATTGCCGCTGGCGAAAGCGTCG GTCCATCTGTGTTGGAAATCATAAATTCCCTTTTATCCCATCTTCGTGTAAGTGTGACTAGAAATTTGCCATCCAGCAGCGATGAACAGCTTTACCAAGAAGCGCTTATCAACGCTTTGGGTGAATTCGCAAATCATCTCCCTGATTACCAAAAGATCGAAATTATGATGTTCATTATGAGCAAAGTACCATACAGCGAACCAGACAGTACCGCTTCAGTTGGAAAGGGGGACGTTTTACTTCAGAGCATTCTACTGAAATCACTGCTCAAA gTTGGAACAAAATACCAAACAATTCATTTGAATACGACGTTCCCCATAAGCTTCTTAGAACCACTACTCCGCATGTCACTAGCGCCAGATCCAGAGATGAGattgttggttcaaaaaattttacatactCTAATCGATAGACATCGTAACATTGACAAACTAGCTACTCCGAC TGTGAATGTCGCAGATCTGGAGCTGGTTGTCGAAAAATCATCTCGACCTGATGTTATCTTTGTCCGAAAGCATGGACCAGAAATTTATCTAGCTCTTTACGAATCCTTGGAACTGCCGAGTAATACTGTGGAAAATATTGGAGCTGTATACACCACACTTGCATTGCTAGCTGTTGAGCTTGCGTCGGAAGAAACAGTCTTGGAATTGCTACGGCTTGTGTTAAGCTTACAAGACCTAGCTCTCACTAGTGGGCAAATCAGTAATTCTCTGAAATTCAATCTACACTCCATTGTCATAAGCCTCTTGGTATTAATTTCTCATGTCTGCAACATAACTTCGCTCATGGATTACGCAAATAAG GTTGTTGAAGCACGTGATAAAGAGGCTTCACATCTTTTACCTGAGTTGAAGTCCCGATACGATGGTGAAACTCAACTTCCAACGCGTTTACAGTCATCAGTTATCGTAGATCAAACTATCGTCAGCGAATGTTTGAAAGCAGCTGGATTAGATACTGGAAAATTACAACAAGGCTCAGGTTACAGCAGTAGTTCTCTTCAGCATAG ACATTCATGGGTCGACAGTGCTGGTCGAAGTTCAATGGCTGACATTAATGCCGGTGGAGCAGAATTAGATAGCGCAGGATCATCACCTGGTGTACAGAAA AAATTGCCTGGTGAAGAATTGACGTTTGAAAGTATGAAGAGAATTCTTACTGAAAGTGGAGAGACCCGTAGAGAAGCTGAAGAAGAGAGGCGCTTACAACTTTCCGAGCTTTTCAGAACTGCGCCATTCCAAGATCTAGTTGTAAAGACACAACCAAAG CATGATATGCTTCAGAACAAGTTATCGGAAATATTCAACACGCTTACAGTCGAGCCACGCAATCCGATCCAACCTGGTATTCCGCCAGCTGATGCAAAACCAAGTCAAACGCCAGCGTATGAAGTTCACTTTCCCGAGTTATTTGTTTACTAA
- the LOC105684047 gene encoding protein EFR3 homolog cmp44E isoform X6 — MSLVKCCFESDAPDLFEPVIQKCTDPGCCCWCCSALRPRYKRLVDNIFPVNPQDGLVKNNMEKLTFYSLSSPEKLDRIGEYLFQRASRDIYRRRNGFVVIAMEAMDQLLVACHAQTLNLFVESFLKMVQKLLESSEPQLQIMATQSFVRFANIEEDTPSYHTRYDFFVSKFSAMCHSNHDDLAIRKQIRLAGIQGLQGVVRKTLSDDLVENIWEPVHMDKIVPSLLYNMQNSRYSEKEDATPESPTEERSDPPQFAESCMRELVGRASFGHIRCVIRPVLRHLDLHTLWVPNYFAIHTFRIIMFSIQSQYSYTVVEALMTHLDDNSKSTPQIRTSIADTLSKIIAIAAGESVGPSVLEIINSLLSHLRVSVTRNLPSSSDEQLYQEALINALGEFANHLPDYQKIEIMMFIMSKVPYSEPDSTASVGKGDVLLQSILLKSLLKVGTKYQTIHLNTTFPISFLEPLLRMSLAPDPEMRLLVQKILHTLIDRHRNIDKLATPTVNVADLELVVEKSSRPDVIFVRKHGPEIYLALYESLELPSNTVENIGAVYTTLALLAVELASEETVLELLRLVLSLQDLALTSGQISNSLKFNLHSIVISLLVLISHVCNITSLMDYANKVVEARDKEASHLLPELKSRYDGETQLPTRLQSSVIVDQTIVSECLKAAGLDTGKLQQGSGYSSSSLQHRHSWVDSAGRSSMADINAGGAELDSAGSSPGVQKAKIAW; from the exons ATGTCACTAGTAAAGTGTTGCTTCGAATCTGATGCGCCTGATCTATTTGAACCCGTCATACAGAAGTGCACCGATCCTGGAT GCTGCTGTTGGTGTTGTTCGGCTTTACGCCCAAGATACAAGAGACTTGTGGATAACATATTTCCAGTCAATCCTCAG GATGGCTTGGTCAAAAACAATATGGAAAAGCTGACATTCTATTCCCTCAGCAGTCCTGAGAAATTGGATAGAATAGgggaatatttatttcagcGCGCTTCCAGAGATATTTACCG ACGGCGCAATGGATTTGTCGTCATTGCTATGGAAGCGATGGATCAACTCCTGGTTGCCTGTCATGCCCAGACTCTCAACTTATTTGTggaaagttttttgaaaatggtaCAGAAGTTACTAGAGTCATCGGAACCTCAATTACAAATCATGGCAACCCAATCT TTTGTCAGGTTTGCCAACATCGAAGAGGACACGCCGTCTTATCACACACGTTACGATTTCTTTGTATCAAAGTTCTCTGCAATGTGCCACTCCAACCACGACGACTTGGCAATTCGCAAACAAATACGCCTCGCCGGGATACAGGGGCTACAG gGCGTAGTGAGAAAAACCTTATCAGATGATttagttgaaaatatttgggaACCAGTACATATGGATAAGATTGTTCCATCGCTTTTGTATAATATGCAAAATTCTAG ATATTCCGAAAAAGAAGATGCTACTCCAGAAAGCCCAACTGAAGAGAGATCGGATCCACCACAGTTTGCAGAGAGCTGTATGCGTGAATTAGTTGGGCGTGCTTCATTTGGGCACATACGCTGTGTGATTAGACCTGTTTTGAG GCATCTAGATTTGCATACACTTTGGGTTCCCAATTATTTTGCAATTCACACTTTCCGCATCATCATGTTTTCTATCCAG tCACAATATTCTTATACCGTGGTTGAAGCATTAATGACGCACCTTGACGATAATTCAAAATCCACTCCACAAATACGAACGAGTATTGCTGATACTTTATCAAAAATCATAGCTATTGCCGCTGGCGAAAGCGTCG GTCCATCTGTGTTGGAAATCATAAATTCCCTTTTATCCCATCTTCGTGTAAGTGTGACTAGAAATTTGCCATCCAGCAGCGATGAACAGCTTTACCAAGAAGCGCTTATCAACGCTTTGGGTGAATTCGCAAATCATCTCCCTGATTACCAAAAGATCGAAATTATGATGTTCATTATGAGCAAAGTACCATACAGCGAACCAGACAGTACCGCTTCAGTTGGAAAGGGGGACGTTTTACTTCAGAGCATTCTACTGAAATCACTGCTCAAA gTTGGAACAAAATACCAAACAATTCATTTGAATACGACGTTCCCCATAAGCTTCTTAGAACCACTACTCCGCATGTCACTAGCGCCAGATCCAGAGATGAGattgttggttcaaaaaattttacatactCTAATCGATAGACATCGTAACATTGACAAACTAGCTACTCCGAC TGTGAATGTCGCAGATCTGGAGCTGGTTGTCGAAAAATCATCTCGACCTGATGTTATCTTTGTCCGAAAGCATGGACCAGAAATTTATCTAGCTCTTTACGAATCCTTGGAACTGCCGAGTAATACTGTGGAAAATATTGGAGCTGTATACACCACACTTGCATTGCTAGCTGTTGAGCTTGCGTCGGAAGAAACAGTCTTGGAATTGCTACGGCTTGTGTTAAGCTTACAAGACCTAGCTCTCACTAGTGGGCAAATCAGTAATTCTCTGAAATTCAATCTACACTCCATTGTCATAAGCCTCTTGGTATTAATTTCTCATGTCTGCAACATAACTTCGCTCATGGATTACGCAAATAAG GTTGTTGAAGCACGTGATAAAGAGGCTTCACATCTTTTACCTGAGTTGAAGTCCCGATACGATGGTGAAACTCAACTTCCAACGCGTTTACAGTCATCAGTTATCGTAGATCAAACTATCGTCAGCGAATGTTTGAAAGCAGCTGGATTAGATACTGGAAAATTACAACAAGGCTCAGGTTACAGCAGTAGTTCTCTTCAGCATAG ACATTCATGGGTCGACAGTGCTGGTCGAAGTTCAATGGCTGACATTAATGCCGGTGGAGCAGAATTAGATAGCGCAGGATCATCACCTGGTGTACAGAAAGCAA AAATTGCCTGGTGA